From the genome of Rosettibacter firmus, one region includes:
- a CDS encoding YgaP family membrane protein: MKKNIGSTDKILRVIIGILIIAIGLITKSWWGLIGLIPIATALIGWCPLYAPFGITTCKTQSEEQK; the protein is encoded by the coding sequence ATGAAAAAGAATATTGGTTCTACAGATAAAATACTTAGAGTTATAATTGGTATTTTAATAATTGCTATTGGACTAATCACAAAAAGCTGGTGGGGTTTAATTGGGTTAATCCCTATTGCTACTGCATTAATTGGCTGGTGTCCATTATATGCTCCTTTTGGAATAACAACATGTAAAACTCAAAGCGAAGAACAGAAATAA
- a CDS encoding cold-shock protein produces MAEKVRGTVKWFNSSKGYGFISRKDGEDVFVHFQAIVGEGYRSLQEGQQVEFTIAQGQKGPQAQEVKVIK; encoded by the coding sequence ATGGCAGAAAAAGTAAGAGGAACCGTAAAATGGTTCAATAGTTCTAAAGGTTATGGATTCATCTCTCGTAAAGATGGCGAGGATGTATTTGTTCATTTCCAAGCAATTGTAGGCGAAGGTTATAGAAGTCTACAAGAAGGTCAGCAAGTTGAATTCACTATTGCTCAAGGACAAAAAGGTCCGCAAGCTCAAGAAGTTAAAGTAATAAAATAA
- the msrA gene encoding peptide-methionine (S)-S-oxide reductase MsrA: MCFKIILLLMLLIGDYQEGKKSKVENIDKKFESIILGGGCFWCTEAIFQRVKGITSVVSGYSGGNVANPTYELVCTGKTGHAEVVKITYDPKVITLEEILEIFFSTHDPTTLNQQGADIGTQYRSVIFYYNENQKRIAEDIIKKLESEKIWDKPIVTELMEFKNFYKAEDYHQNYYNNNTHQPYCSFVISPKLNKLKKFFKEKLK, translated from the coding sequence ATGTGTTTCAAAATCATTTTACTTTTAATGCTATTAATTGGAGATTATCAGGAAGGAAAAAAATCTAAAGTGGAAAATATTGATAAAAAATTTGAATCTATAATTTTAGGTGGTGGTTGCTTCTGGTGTACAGAAGCAATTTTTCAAAGAGTAAAGGGAATTACAAGTGTAGTTAGTGGTTATTCAGGAGGCAACGTAGCTAATCCCACTTATGAATTAGTATGCACAGGAAAGACCGGTCATGCAGAAGTTGTTAAGATTACTTATGATCCAAAAGTTATTACACTCGAAGAGATCCTTGAAATTTTTTTCAGCACACACGACCCAACAACTTTAAATCAACAGGGGGCAGATATTGGAACTCAATATCGTTCTGTAATTTTTTATTACAATGAAAATCAAAAAAGAATTGCAGAAGATATAATTAAAAAATTAGAGTCAGAAAAAATCTGGGATAAACCAATTGTTACTGAATTAATGGAGTTCAAAAATTTTTATAAAGCTGAAGATTATCATCAAAATTACTACAATAACAATACACATCAACCATATTGCAGCTTTGTAATCTCACCAAAACTTAATAAACTAAAAAAGTTTTTCAAGGAAAAATTAAAATAA
- a CDS encoding RNA polymerase sigma factor produces MEEKELIEKAQKGDRKALTELVKMYEQTVYNFSFKICRNKERAEHTMQETFLSMVKNLHQFSGDSKLSTWLYRVVANHCLMLARSESKYGFTSIDDDEALIDEKNLADWKVTPEHVTENNELKKILDEAIQKLAPEYRVVFMLRDVEGLSTEETAKIVELSIPAVKSRLHRARAFLRNELNKRLAYE; encoded by the coding sequence ATGGAAGAAAAAGAATTAATTGAAAAAGCACAAAAAGGGGATAGAAAAGCATTAACAGAACTCGTTAAGATGTATGAACAAACTGTTTATAACTTTTCTTTTAAAATTTGCAGAAATAAAGAACGTGCTGAACATACAATGCAGGAAACATTTTTAAGCATGGTTAAAAATTTACATCAATTTAGTGGCGATTCTAAATTATCTACATGGCTTTATCGTGTAGTTGCTAATCATTGTTTAATGCTTGCTCGTTCAGAAAGTAAATATGGATTCACATCGATTGATGATGATGAAGCTCTAATAGATGAAAAAAATCTTGCAGATTGGAAAGTTACTCCAGAACATGTTACAGAAAATAATGAACTAAAAAAAATACTGGACGAAGCAATTCAAAAACTTGCACCTGAATATAGAGTTGTATTTATGCTTAGAGATGTTGAAGGCTTATCTACAGAAGAAACAGCTAAGATTGTTGAATTATCGATACCAGCAGTTAAATCTCGTTTACATCGAGCAAGAGCTTTTTTAAGAAACGAGTTAAATAAGAGGTTAGCTTATGAATAA
- a CDS encoding zf-HC2 domain-containing protein, whose amino-acid sequence MNKPTCKDVMMHICDNLGEELNSPTCIEIKAHLENCENCQHFFKSVEDTIQFYRKYNIQISEDVHNRLLEFLGLKE is encoded by the coding sequence ATGAATAAGCCAACATGTAAAGATGTAATGATGCACATATGCGATAATCTCGGTGAAGAATTAAATTCACCAACCTGTATTGAAATTAAAGCTCATTTAGAAAACTGCGAAAACTGTCAACACTTCTTTAAGTCAGTGGAAGATACAATTCAATTTTACAGAAAATATAATATTCAAATTTCAGAAGATGTACATAATAGACTTTTAGAGTTTCTGGGATTAAAAGAATAA
- a CDS encoding T9SS type A sorting domain-containing protein, protein MKIIFRCFVFIYFLVINVNFSQTNVQGIINSNTTWSKSNGPYIVTGSITIRDGAILTIESGVEVHFNSSSYYITVGYSSNSKGTLIANGVTFKGLQSNDSRIYFKDGSASGSLENCIFDNTYLLIENNEITLSNLTFSNCVYPIVLNNGSSIIPSNINFTASNDNYGILFHGYIQNNYVLKNHKLPYFIDNLTIRNNATLLIEPGNEIYLKSSSPITVGSSTSSKGILNASNVYFKGTLTGASKIYFNNQSGEGTFTNCTFDNTYLTIDNTNVSASDCLFKSVEYPIILEDGGTINALNLSYDTNVLYPGFCYQGTITSDLIIKKENSPYYIKSLAIRNNSTLTIESNTKIYFPSSTGITIGYSSTSKGNLVADGIEFIGLSGSDALIQINYNSNSQITNCLFNNAYLVIDNSSPEIKNCRFTKNSNAIIVRNNSNPVIINNDFYNNTYALVNNNNFTINAKNNFWGDPGGPSHSSNPTGIGQKIQGMIDFTPYSPTPINGNISFDLLQQEIDFGEVVIGSYIEKNFKIITSNGSIDLFINKIETDNNAFSISTTSLKNIWVAKAETIFIKLKFTPQSASDIQGNLLIYNNKQNNSPAIIPLKGKGISKIVTSHDTLSFGLVDLKDSKTLPLIITNRSQQSVTIDSIKITNSNFTYLLGENLNLLSYDESISISPNNSIQSTKEATSLFYLSPNKSKEILVTFKPSTRNIENGILKIYYSNQIYEVYLMGEGYASPLSARIVSMDFQNFPNIQLNVSVDTFYQGISSLTLSNFQVYENGVLQTDNFNVIQPGQSGNARLADIIFIMDNSGSMGDEQQAVSNNVIEFVNGLVNSGVDFALGLCRYGSSTNSGNPIIENNGELTSNAEYFKNNLWTLNNTNGSREPGYYAIKYSASSFTFRPGSQKIFIIITDEDPDQGGATIDEAVSVCLDNNINLYVLTNSRLYSKFTPITNVTNGNIFDIYSDFNQILNSISNIISSNYLIQYKSLNTIANNEKREVIVTVHYKSNISSDTIFYNPASIPKIIRTDSTLILHSKAWTEGTALKISAVITDEVEPFVNSAILFYKRTDQNSYSTIQMTRGNNDKYFAIIPSSSVKPPGIDYYITATDGTLSTSDPKTNPSQNPYQIAILPNVAPVINHNIVEASSKNMGINISAVITDNTNYITEAILYYRKSGQITYQYVTMTQSANNTYMALIPSQFVTGVDIEYFIKATDDFGLSSFHGTVDNPHKISIVALNINAQLDTLQKGPSIKDVKIPRNGAGYCYFTLKANGNDVFSSSKVKATLISQTRNIPVEGIFINKGVFRLDLPGYIFIDSSMTFSLGNGITVSDTFYSFNSSSYLIKITRIPNQFERTWSIFASGSAGVSFSAGSIGAGVSASLAKLSVKGEAGGNLDIIIDQDKKLSFDRRLEASLTAKVEIPEVNLAVTSATVTSTSATKKVFFGQQFGFSDLKLDAEKIKMAQAGFMLETMSYAGLTLSPGVGAVLQALVNVINQTAGMDQIFNDGLIKIYSGLGLEGSIGAGFQAEFQGIKFNALNPSFNIATNLKINNFNTAHPSNTPNTIGSNELNFALNFNFSALDFGLKANDKVELQGDNFSLFDIGIGSEFSAETKLTPSRNFNGLSLSFKGGGGLNLFNASRNTYYKTTIDIPADLYPSLINSGSSIINLFTKGNFIHLGSDILNQSINAFKATFNNISTPIEITTSEIRGNGYTLNLGIDLDAALGVGIGISFGITGRYYDEISFPRKFSKVYLNGENYLIYSSEYSPEMESDDFNSILYDIFSGVLPLIKESFLNIINSVEKIIIAGQEFIIDVKTAVGDAIGTIEGIAEDAGSIIISTLGSFLPSSYQAAPFEPSIPIKINKSTTVYHPIGEKKYELYQSNLIIISDVICISFKKSGENVLQDTMKSPYTIKMIVHPDSLKKFNLSIEDSLNIKIYHYDKKLLNWVYIGGEFSKDTVIVNTNKLGEFALGIELTSISDKEAPQIIDYGPKQGAIVESLPEIYAIVKENKFGSGLDLVNSKILINGKEKEIMYDPSTSKIFYNTNSEDIKNNETNYVEIIVYDFAGNQTKISFDFRATITSINNENVTYKYELYQNYPNPFNPVTQIKFSLAEKCKVELNIYDVRGRLIRNLFKEELDAGIHNLEWDATNNLGYKVSSGVYFYQLKTTKYNVVKKMLLIK, encoded by the coding sequence ATGAAAATAATTTTTAGGTGCTTTGTTTTCATTTATTTCTTGGTTATAAATGTTAATTTCTCTCAAACCAACGTTCAGGGCATAATAAATTCAAACACAACCTGGTCAAAAAGCAATGGTCCTTATATAGTCACTGGATCAATTACAATCCGTGATGGAGCTATCCTCACAATAGAAAGTGGTGTAGAAGTTCACTTTAACTCATCATCTTATTACATCACTGTAGGTTATAGCTCCAATTCTAAAGGAACATTGATTGCAAATGGTGTTACTTTCAAAGGCTTACAATCAAACGATTCAAGAATCTATTTCAAAGATGGTTCTGCAAGTGGTTCTTTAGAGAATTGCATTTTCGATAATACTTATCTTTTAATCGAAAACAACGAAATTACTCTTAGTAATTTGACTTTTAGTAATTGTGTATATCCAATTGTATTAAACAATGGTAGTAGTATAATCCCCTCAAATATTAATTTCACTGCAAGCAATGATAATTATGGAATTTTATTTCATGGTTATATTCAAAATAATTATGTACTCAAAAACCATAAGTTACCTTACTTTATTGATAATTTAACAATAAGAAACAATGCCACATTATTAATCGAGCCTGGAAATGAAATCTATTTAAAATCATCCAGTCCAATTACTGTAGGTTCATCAACTTCTTCTAAAGGTATACTTAATGCAAGCAATGTATATTTCAAAGGAACATTAACAGGTGCTTCAAAAATTTATTTTAATAATCAAAGTGGTGAAGGAACTTTTACTAATTGTACTTTTGACAACACATATTTGACAATTGATAACACAAACGTATCTGCTTCTGATTGCCTTTTTAAAAGTGTAGAGTATCCAATTATACTTGAAGATGGTGGAACTATAAATGCACTGAATCTTTCTTATGACACAAATGTTTTGTATCCAGGATTCTGCTATCAAGGTACAATTACAAGCGACTTAATCATAAAAAAAGAAAATTCTCCTTACTACATAAAAAGTCTTGCTATAAGAAATAATTCTACATTAACTATTGAATCAAATACAAAAATTTATTTCCCGAGTAGTACTGGTATTACGATTGGTTATAGTTCAACTTCAAAAGGGAATTTGGTTGCTGATGGAATAGAGTTCATAGGATTATCAGGTAGTGATGCATTAATACAAATTAATTATAACTCCAATAGCCAAATAACTAATTGTTTATTTAATAATGCTTATCTCGTAATTGATAATTCATCTCCAGAAATTAAAAATTGTAGATTTACAAAAAATTCGAATGCAATAATTGTAAGAAATAATTCCAATCCCGTAATTATCAATAACGATTTTTATAATAACACTTATGCACTTGTTAATAATAATAACTTCACAATAAATGCTAAAAATAATTTCTGGGGAGATCCGGGTGGTCCTTCTCATTCGAGTAATCCCACAGGGATTGGACAAAAAATTCAGGGAATGATCGATTTTACTCCTTATTCACCCACACCTATTAATGGAAATATTTCTTTTGATTTGCTTCAACAAGAAATTGATTTTGGTGAAGTAGTAATTGGTTCTTACATAGAAAAAAATTTTAAAATAATTACAAGCAATGGTTCTATAGATTTATTTATTAATAAAATTGAAACTGATAATAATGCATTTTCAATCAGTACCACATCATTAAAAAATATCTGGGTTGCTAAAGCAGAAACTATTTTTATTAAATTGAAATTCACTCCACAATCAGCTTCTGATATTCAGGGTAATTTATTGATATATAACAACAAACAAAATAATTCGCCTGCAATTATACCATTAAAAGGAAAAGGGATTTCAAAAATTGTAACAAGCCACGATACTTTATCTTTTGGACTGGTTGATTTGAAAGATAGCAAAACTCTTCCATTAATCATAACAAATAGATCTCAACAAAGTGTAACGATTGATTCCATCAAAATTACAAATAGCAATTTTACTTATTTACTGGGTGAAAATTTGAATTTACTTTCTTATGATGAATCAATTTCTATTTCCCCAAATAATTCTATTCAGAGCACAAAAGAAGCAACATCACTATTTTATCTTTCACCAAATAAATCAAAAGAAATACTTGTTACATTTAAACCTTCTACACGCAATATTGAGAATGGCATTCTCAAAATATATTACAGCAATCAGATTTATGAAGTTTATTTAATGGGTGAAGGATATGCATCACCACTTTCTGCAAGAATTGTAAGTATGGATTTTCAAAACTTTCCTAATATACAATTAAATGTTTCAGTCGATACATTTTATCAAGGAATTAGTTCATTAACACTCAGTAACTTCCAGGTTTATGAAAACGGGGTTCTTCAAACAGATAATTTTAATGTTATACAACCGGGACAATCAGGAAATGCCAGATTAGCTGATATAATTTTTATTATGGACAACAGTGGAAGTATGGGTGACGAACAACAAGCAGTTTCGAACAATGTAATTGAATTTGTTAATGGTCTTGTAAATTCAGGTGTTGATTTTGCACTTGGACTTTGCAGATATGGTTCTTCAACAAATTCCGGAAATCCAATAATTGAAAACAATGGAGAACTTACAAGTAACGCTGAATATTTTAAGAACAACTTATGGACATTAAATAACACTAATGGCAGTAGAGAACCTGGTTATTATGCAATAAAATATTCTGCTTCTTCATTTACATTCAGACCTGGCTCACAAAAAATATTTATAATTATTACAGATGAAGACCCGGATCAGGGTGGTGCAACAATTGACGAAGCAGTTTCTGTCTGTCTTGATAATAATATCAATCTTTATGTTCTAACTAATTCAAGACTCTATTCAAAATTTACTCCTATTACAAATGTTACCAATGGAAATATATTTGATATTTACTCTGACTTTAATCAAATATTAAATTCAATATCAAACATAATTTCAAGTAATTATCTTATACAATATAAATCACTTAATACAATTGCAAATAACGAAAAAAGAGAAGTAATTGTAACTGTTCATTATAAATCGAATATAAGTTCAGATACTATATTTTATAATCCTGCATCAATTCCAAAAATTATTCGAACCGATTCCACATTAATTCTTCATAGTAAAGCCTGGACTGAAGGTACTGCATTGAAAATAAGTGCAGTCATAACTGACGAAGTTGAACCATTTGTAAACTCTGCAATACTCTTTTATAAAAGAACCGATCAAAATTCATATAGCACTATCCAGATGACCAGAGGAAATAATGATAAATATTTTGCAATCATACCATCTTCGTCTGTTAAACCTCCGGGGATTGATTACTACATTACTGCAACAGATGGAACCTTAAGTACTTCGGATCCTAAAACCAATCCTTCACAAAATCCATATCAAATAGCAATACTACCAAATGTAGCACCAGTAATTAATCATAACATTGTTGAAGCATCTTCTAAAAATATGGGAATAAATATATCAGCTGTAATTACAGATAACACAAATTATATTACAGAAGCAATACTTTATTATAGAAAATCCGGTCAAATTACATATCAATATGTTACGATGACTCAATCGGCAAATAATACTTATATGGCACTCATTCCATCACAATTTGTAACAGGTGTAGATATTGAATATTTCATTAAAGCAACAGATGATTTTGGTCTAAGTTCATTTCATGGTACAGTTGATAATCCACATAAGATTTCGATAGTTGCATTAAATATAAATGCTCAATTAGATACTCTTCAAAAAGGTCCATCAATTAAAGATGTAAAAATACCGAGGAATGGAGCTGGCTACTGTTATTTCACACTCAAAGCAAATGGTAATGATGTTTTTTCATCATCAAAAGTAAAGGCAACACTAATCTCGCAAACAAGAAACATCCCTGTGGAAGGAATTTTCATTAATAAAGGTGTATTTCGTTTAGATTTACCTGGATATATTTTTATTGATTCATCAATGACATTTTCACTTGGAAACGGAATAACAGTAAGCGATACTTTTTATTCTTTTAATTCTTCTTCTTATCTAATTAAAATAACAAGAATACCAAATCAGTTTGAAAGAACCTGGAGTATTTTTGCAAGCGGCAGTGCTGGAGTGAGTTTTTCAGCAGGCTCAATTGGTGCCGGGGTATCTGCATCGTTAGCAAAACTATCAGTAAAGGGAGAAGCAGGTGGAAACCTTGATATAATTATTGATCAAGATAAAAAACTAAGTTTCGATAGAAGACTGGAAGCAAGTTTAACTGCCAAAGTTGAAATTCCAGAAGTAAATTTAGCCGTAACTTCTGCTACAGTTACAAGTACTTCAGCTACAAAGAAAGTATTCTTCGGTCAACAATTTGGCTTTTCTGATTTAAAACTTGACGCAGAAAAAATAAAAATGGCTCAAGCAGGTTTTATGCTCGAAACAATGTCGTACGCAGGACTAACTTTATCTCCCGGTGTAGGTGCAGTTCTTCAAGCATTAGTTAATGTAATAAACCAAACTGCTGGCATGGATCAAATTTTTAATGATGGATTAATAAAAATTTATTCTGGTTTAGGTCTTGAAGGATCTATTGGTGCAGGTTTCCAGGCTGAGTTTCAGGGAATTAAATTTAATGCTCTTAATCCATCTTTCAATATTGCAACCAATTTAAAAATAAATAACTTCAATACCGCTCATCCTTCTAATACACCAAATACAATTGGTTCTAACGAATTAAACTTTGCTCTAAATTTTAATTTCTCTGCTCTGGATTTTGGTTTAAAAGCAAATGACAAAGTTGAATTACAAGGAGATAACTTTAGTTTATTTGACATAGGTATAGGCAGTGAATTTAGTGCGGAAACAAAGCTCACTCCATCTCGTAATTTTAATGGACTATCTTTATCATTTAAAGGTGGTGGAGGTCTTAACCTATTTAATGCTTCACGCAATACATATTACAAAACAACAATTGACATTCCAGCTGATTTATATCCTTCTTTAATAAATTCAGGTAGTTCTATCATTAATCTATTTACAAAAGGAAATTTCATTCATTTGGGAAGTGATATTCTTAATCAATCAATAAATGCTTTTAAAGCTACTTTTAATAACATTTCTACACCCATTGAAATTACTACGTCTGAAATCAGAGGAAATGGTTACACACTAAATTTAGGAATAGATCTCGATGCTGCTCTGGGTGTAGGGATTGGAATTTCGTTTGGTATAACCGGTCGATATTATGATGAAATCTCCTTCCCGAGAAAATTTTCTAAAGTCTATTTGAATGGAGAGAATTATTTGATTTATTCAAGTGAATACTCTCCTGAAATGGAAAGTGATGATTTCAATTCAATTCTTTATGATATCTTTTCGGGAGTCCTTCCACTAATAAAAGAATCATTTTTGAATATTATAAACTCAGTAGAAAAAATAATAATAGCAGGTCAAGAATTTATTATCGATGTCAAAACAGCAGTCGGCGATGCAATTGGGACAATTGAGGGGATAGCCGAAGATGCAGGTTCAATAATTATTTCCACTTTGGGTTCATTTCTTCCATCATCTTATCAAGCAGCACCTTTTGAACCATCAATACCAATTAAAATAAACAAATCAACAACAGTTTATCATCCAATTGGCGAGAAAAAATATGAATTATACCAGAGCAATCTTATTATCATCAGCGATGTAATTTGTATTTCATTTAAAAAGAGTGGCGAAAATGTTTTACAGGATACAATGAAATCTCCATATACAATTAAAATGATAGTTCATCCCGATAGTTTGAAAAAATTTAATTTGAGTATAGAAGATTCATTGAACATAAAAATCTATCATTACGATAAAAAACTTTTGAACTGGGTTTACATCGGTGGAGAGTTTTCAAAAGACACAGTAATAGTAAATACCAATAAACTTGGCGAGTTTGCACTGGGAATTGAATTAACAAGTATTTCAGACAAAGAAGCACCACAGATTATCGATTACGGTCCAAAACAGGGAGCAATCGTAGAATCACTCCCTGAAATTTATGCTATTGTAAAAGAAAATAAATTTGGTTCTGGTCTGGATCTGGTAAACTCAAAAATTTTAATAAATGGAAAAGAAAAAGAAATAATGTATGATCCTTCTACTTCTAAAATATTTTATAACACAAATAGTGAAGATATCAAAAACAACGAAACAAATTATGTTGAAATAATCGTTTATGATTTTGCAGGCAATCAAACAAAAATTAGTTTTGATTTCAGGGCAACAATTACATCAATTAACAATGAAAATGTAACATATAAATATGAACTTTATCAGAATTATCCCAATCCTTTTAATCCAGTTACCCAAATCAAATTCTCTCTCGCTGAAAAGTGTAAAGTTGAATTAAATATTTATGATGTAAGAGGTAGATTAATAAGAAATTTATTTAAGGAAGAACTTGATGCAGGCATTCACAATTTAGAATGGGATGCAACAAATAATCTTGGTTATAAAGTTTCAAGTGGAGTTTATTTCTATCAATTAAAAACAACAAAATACAATGTTGTAAAAAAGATGCTTTTAATTAAATGA
- a CDS encoding lamin tail domain-containing protein produces MKAKLFSSLFLFISIIYYAQVADHVVIAEIYGNGGNSDAVYKYDYVVLYNPTSNSVDLSNWSIQYSPATSYNYTVLQLTGNIQAFSYYLIQLYSSGNTGSDLPTTPDLIGNINLSGTSGKLALVNNTDPISNKEDENVIDFVGYGSTANEYEGSNYAVYPSSNTRSLCRKDNNGGSTYGNGNGWDTNDNRNDFFSNSIPSPLPVELTSFFGTVYKDKVLLKWSTATEMNNYGFQIQRRNIGRFYNWETIGFVEGHGNSNSPKYYYFIDEPKGGNEFAYRLKQIDYDGTSEYSKEIFVKLDLSNNLELFQNYPNPFNPVTKIKYLIPENEEFINKRILIKVYDILGNEVKILKDDFTYPGIYELEFNGSDLSAGFYVISLSIGDKILTRKCMLLK; encoded by the coding sequence ATGAAAGCAAAATTATTTTCATCATTATTTTTATTTATAAGTATAATCTATTACGCACAGGTTGCAGATCATGTTGTAATAGCAGAAATTTATGGGAATGGTGGAAATTCAGATGCTGTTTATAAATATGATTATGTTGTGCTTTATAATCCAACATCAAATAGTGTGGATTTATCAAACTGGTCTATTCAATATTCACCAGCAACAAGTTATAACTATACTGTTTTGCAATTAACTGGGAATATACAGGCTTTTAGTTATTACTTAATACAATTATATAGTTCAGGAAACACTGGAAGTGATTTACCAACCACACCCGATTTAATCGGAAACATTAATTTATCAGGCACAAGTGGCAAACTGGCTCTTGTTAATAATACTGATCCAATTAGTAATAAAGAAGATGAAAATGTTATAGATTTTGTTGGTTATGGTAGTACTGCCAATGAGTATGAGGGTAGTAATTATGCTGTTTATCCATCCAGTAATACAAGATCATTATGTAGAAAAGATAATAATGGTGGTTCTACATATGGAAATGGAAATGGTTGGGATACGAACGATAATAGAAATGATTTTTTTAGTAATTCTATTCCTTCCCCTCTTCCAGTTGAACTTACATCTTTTTTTGGTACAGTCTATAAAGATAAAGTTCTGTTAAAATGGTCAACTGCAACTGAAATGAATAATTATGGATTTCAAATACAAAGAAGAAACATAGGTCGATTTTATAATTGGGAAACTATAGGTTTTGTAGAAGGACACGGCAATAGTAACTCACCAAAGTATTATTATTTTATAGACGAACCAAAAGGAGGTAATGAATTTGCATATCGATTGAAACAAATTGATTATGATGGAACTTCTGAATACTCAAAAGAAATTTTTGTAAAACTTGATTTATCAAATAATCTCGAATTGTTTCAAAACTATCCCAATCCTTTTAATCCTGTAACTAAAATAAAATACTTAATTCCAGAAAATGAAGAGTTTATAAATAAAAGAATTTTGATTAAAGTATATGATATACTGGGTAATGAAGTAAAAATTCTTAAAGACGATTTTACTTATCCGGGTATTTATGAGCTTGAATTTAATGGGAGTGATTTATCAGCCGGGTTTTATGTAATTTCTTTATCAATTGGTGATAAAATATTAACTCGAAAATGTATGTTATTAAAATGA
- a CDS encoding VPS10 domain-containing protein, with amino-acid sequence MKNIIYYLSILILCSDIFFAQDYWQKTNGPASGTISALAVNSSDYIFAGTYGNGVYISTDKGNSWQQTSLKNKWVNCLIINTNGTIFAGTDNGGVFRSNDNGSTWTQCNKNITWTWVCSFTINPQGHIYTGTYKAGLYYSTDNGDNWISINTGLTNPSITSIIFNSNGDIFLGTDGQGIYRSKDNGLTWTKMGRSGDKIYCFAISQSGKIFAGISGGITYSNNNGDYWDYVYDMDIMATDIRCILISNNNVYVAADASDFWASLKGIYYSFDEGNKWTHLKSGLSEGVYSLAIDSKGYIFAGAKDGFVYRSVNPITSVKDFKTKPNSYGLSQNYPNPFNPVTTIEYSIPQKENVKITVYDILGREIITLVNQIQNAGTYKIKFVANELNSGVYFYKMQAGNFSDTKKMLLLK; translated from the coding sequence ATGAAAAATATAATTTATTACTTATCAATCTTAATTTTATGTTCTGATATTTTCTTTGCACAAGATTACTGGCAAAAGACAAATGGTCCCGCCTCCGGAACAATTAGTGCTTTAGCTGTTAATTCAAGCGATTACATTTTTGCTGGAACTTATGGAAATGGAGTTTATATTTCTACCGATAAAGGAAATAGCTGGCAACAGACAAGCTTAAAAAACAAATGGGTAAATTGTCTAATAATTAATACTAATGGAACTATTTTCGCTGGAACCGACAATGGAGGAGTTTTTCGTTCCAATGATAATGGTTCTACATGGACTCAATGTAATAAAAACATTACCTGGACATGGGTTTGTTCATTTACCATTAATCCTCAGGGTCACATTTATACAGGAACTTATAAAGCAGGATTATACTATTCAACAGATAATGGTGATAACTGGATTTCGATTAACACCGGTTTAACAAATCCATCTATTACATCCATCATTTTTAATTCAAATGGAGATATCTTTTTAGGAACTGATGGACAAGGCATTTATAGGTCAAAAGACAATGGTTTAACATGGACAAAAATGGGAAGAAGTGGAGATAAAATATATTGTTTTGCTATAAGTCAAAGCGGTAAAATTTTTGCTGGTATTTCTGGCGGAATTACTTATTCAAACAATAATGGAGATTATTGGGATTATGTTTATGATATGGATATTATGGCTACAGATATTCGATGCATTTTGATTTCAAATAATAATGTGTATGTTGCTGCTGATGCAAGTGATTTCTGGGCTTCATTGAAAGGTATTTACTATTCTTTTGATGAAGGTAATAAATGGACACATTTAAAATCCGGACTTAGTGAAGGTGTATACTCTTTAGCTATTGATTCAAAGGGATATATTTTTGCCGGTGCAAAAGATGGATTCGTCTATCGTTCTGTAAATCCTATAACTTCTGTTAAAGATTTTAAAACCAAACCCAATTCTTATGGCCTTTCTCAAAATTATCCAAATCCATTCAATCCAGTTACAACAATAGAATATTCAATTCCTCAAAAAGAAAATGTTAAAATCACTGTATACGATATTTTAGGTAGAGAAATAATTACTCTTGTTAATCAGATTCAAAATGCTGGTACTTACAAAATAAAATTTGTTGCCAATGAATTAAACAGTGGAGTTTACTTCTACAAAATGCAAGCAGGCAATTTTTCTGATACTAAAAAAATGTTGCTACTTAAATGA